Proteins co-encoded in one Candidatus Angelobacter sp. genomic window:
- a CDS encoding tyrosine recombinase XerC — MAELPSIDALKDKCVHQFLRHLASERGASVYTERNYRQALTEYYGWHRQERQQPPVWARLQRDDFRAYLRFLGRGKLSRAAIQLRFCALRSFYKFLIRRGAVTTSPIKNISLPKLEKRLPKFLTAPQMLALLGAPLKELATRRQHSGTDIDQAPFLRDVAILETIYSCGLRISELCGLLAEDMAWSERVVRVRGKGKKERLVPIGTPALAAIQNYWNALPSPPSGATPVFLANGRTPKPMYPRLAQLRLKRYLEIAGLDPHLTPHKLRHSYATHLLDAGADLRSVQELLGHAHLVTTQAYTHLTTERLKRAYDAAHPRA, encoded by the coding sequence ATGGCAGAATTACCCTCCATTGATGCGCTCAAAGACAAGTGTGTTCATCAGTTTCTCAGACACCTCGCATCCGAACGCGGCGCTTCCGTTTACACGGAGCGCAACTACCGTCAGGCGCTGACCGAGTATTACGGATGGCACCGGCAGGAACGCCAGCAGCCACCCGTTTGGGCCAGGTTGCAGCGGGATGATTTCCGGGCTTATTTGCGGTTTCTCGGACGCGGCAAATTGAGCCGCGCCGCGATTCAACTCCGCTTTTGCGCGCTGCGCTCATTTTACAAGTTCTTGATTCGACGGGGGGCTGTCACGACGTCACCCATCAAAAACATCTCGCTGCCGAAGCTTGAAAAACGCCTGCCGAAGTTCCTGACCGCGCCACAGATGCTCGCCCTGCTTGGCGCGCCGCTGAAGGAACTGGCGACCCGGAGACAACATTCCGGGACGGACATCGATCAAGCGCCCTTCCTGCGCGATGTGGCGATACTCGAAACGATTTATTCATGCGGACTGCGCATCAGCGAGCTGTGCGGGCTGCTCGCTGAAGACATGGCCTGGAGCGAGCGGGTCGTTCGCGTGCGCGGCAAGGGCAAAAAGGAACGTCTGGTTCCCATCGGCACACCAGCGCTGGCGGCGATTCAAAACTATTGGAATGCGCTGCCGAGTCCACCTTCGGGCGCCACGCCGGTTTTTCTGGCGAACGGGCGTACGCCCAAGCCGATGTATCCGCGACTGGCGCAACTGCGCTTGAAGCGCTACCTGGAAATCGCCGGGCTGGATCCGCACCTGACGCCACACAAGCTCCGCCACAGTTACGCGACTCACCTGCTCGACGCGGGCGCCGATCTGCGCAGCGTGCAGGAGCTGCTCGGACACGCGCATCTGGTCACGACCCAGGCTTACACGCACCTGACCACTGAGCGACTGAAGCGTGCCTACGACGCCGCGCACCCGAGAGCCTGA